Genomic DNA from Penaeus monodon isolate SGIC_2016 chromosome 40, NSTDA_Pmon_1, whole genome shotgun sequence:
aaggaggaaaaaagagcagaaattattaaaaaaaaaacaatatatttttttaatataaaaaaacaaaaaacacagaagagaaaaaaaaataacaaaaacgttgctggtttctctcctctcttattccttcGTAACCCCGCGATTTACcgactatttctttcttttctctatttctcttcctctctctcctatttctctctgtctctcgccgtTTTATATACTTGTAAAAAATCCTAGCATAAAAAAGGGTTGAATTATACTAATCAATAGTACAATGTGTGGGTGCATACAcgcggcgcacacacacaatgtagtGTATTgcttatatgtacacaaaaatttACGCAAAACACACACTGTGTACGTAATGCTTATGcttcaatatttatcattaaaaaattggagggggggggagacatctttttctgtctctctctctatctactattatcattctctctctctctctctctctctctctcttctctctctctctctctctctcctttttattccctttcttgtccacctcctcattttcctctcccttcttgcctctccctcctccctccttcgttctttttggcattcttcctcctctccctcctcttcttccttcatttccccttcccctctcccttacctatttctttttttcctcctcctcctcctcttctcttctcttctcctcatcctcttcctcctacctcttcttttctcctcttctcctctcctccttcctcttcctcctcttctcctcttcctctcctcctcttcctcatcctcttcctcatcctcttcctcatcctcttcctcctcttctcctctcctctcctcctccttcctctcatccctagTTCTTCTTGGCATCCATGCTAGGGATGTAGTCCCGAGCCATGAGGCAGGCAAACACCGTCATGATCATCTTCGGCTTGACTTCGGTGATGTCCTCGGGGAGGGCGTAGATGCGCGCGCCGATCTTCCTGGCCATGGAGATCGCGTACTTGGCGTTGGCGATGTTGTCCTgccgaggggggagagagacgtgGGGGTTAGgtcaagagaagaagaagataaaggaggaaaaggagaaagaaagaagaagaagaagaagaagatgaaggaggaagaggagaaagaaagaagaagaagaaagatgttgTCTTgccgaggggggagagagacgtgGGGGTTAGGtcaagagaagaagatagaggaggaagaggagaaagaaagaagaagataaaggaggaagaggagaaagaaagaagaaaatgaaagaagaaaaagagagagagagacatcaaatgaagaagcaaaagaaagagagagagaaacggaagaagaagcagaagaaaaagaggagagagacacatgGGGGTTTAGtcaagagaagaagataaaggaagaagaagaaacagaagaagaaacagaagaaatagaagaagaaacataacaaaagagagacacagaaggagaacaagaaaaaagaaaaagagagagacagaggtcaaaagaagaaatagaactatataataattatatattttttatcatataattgtatttttattataaaattgtattttttatcgtataattgtattttttataatacaatattttttttttttataatacaataattgttttttattatatagtattcgtatttttataaaataaacattttttcttatataatatttgtattttttatataataattgtattatactcctacccctaaccccttcctcctcccccctccctcccttcctccttacctcctcctgcCCGCCCGTCCTGACATTATCGTAATTCACCGTCCCGGGGTTAATGGCATCGACCAGATCGATCACGGCCATCGCGTCCCTGAGGCTCCCGTCCTGGAAGCTCCGGATGGACTCTTCTTCCCGCCTGCTGCAGCTTCGCGTTTCACGACGTCGTATGATCTCGGTCCTCaccagcccccccctttttttttttaaaaaaaaaaaaaaaaaaaacccccccccaaaaaaaaaaaaaaaaaaaaccccccaaaaccccccaaaaaaaaaagggggggggaaaaaaaaaaacccccccccctttttaaaaaaaaaaaaatttttttccccccccccccccccaaaaaccccccttttttttttccccccccccccccccaaaaatttaaacccccttttttaaaaaaaaaaattttttttttttttaaaaaaaattttccccccccccccccccccccccccccccccccccccccccccccccccccaaaaaagggtttttgggggggcccccccccccccaaaaccccccccccccccccccttttccctcccccccccccccccccccccccctttttttccccccccccccccccccccccaaaaaaaaaccccccccccccccccccccaaaaaaacgcctagggggggggggggggtccctttttttttttttttaaaaattttttaaaaaaaaataaaaaaaggggggggaaaaaaaatttttttttaaaaaaaaaaaaaaaaaaaaaaaattttttaaaaataaaaaaaaaaggggggttttaaaaaaggaaaaaaataaaaaaaaaaaaaaaattttttttaaaaaaatttttttttttttaaatttttttttttttttaaaaaaaaaaaaaagggggaagggggggcccaaagggggggccccctgggggggggggaccccccccccctcccccccttttttcccccccccccccccccttttcccccttcccccccttcccccccccccccccccccctttaaaacctcgggggggttttccccccccccccttccccccccccccttcccccccccccccccttccctccccttccccccccccccccccccccccccccccccccccccccccccccccaaaaaccccccccggggggaattcccttcccccccctttttttccccccccttttttccccaatttcccttttttttttttggggggaaaaaggggggggggggggggggggggggggggggggggggggtggggggggggggtttttttttttttttggggggggggggggcccccccccccccccccccccccaaacccccccccgggggaaaaaggggggttttggggggttttttccccccccaaaaaaaggggaaaggggggggaaaatggggggggaaaaaaaaaaagggggggggggggaaaaaacccgggggggggggggaaagagggaaaaaggaggggggggggggaaaaaggggggggggaaaagaaaggggggggggggaagggggaagggaagaaaagaagggagaaagaaaaaaaaaaaaagggggggggggaaaaaaagggggaggggaaaggaaaaaagggaggggggggggggaggggaaaaggaggggggaaaagaaaaggagaggggggaaaagaaaaaaaagggggggagggggggaaaaagggggggggggggggggggggggggggagggagagaaaaaaaaaggaaagagaaaagaaaaaaaaaagggaaagaaagagaaagaaagagagaaagagagaaagagagagagaaaaagggggaaaaaaaaagaggggggaaaaaaggggggggggggaaaaagggggaagggggaaattttgggggggggaaaaaggggggggggggaaaaggagggggaaaagggggaaaaaaaggggggaaaaaaaaggggggaagggaaggggtaagggagggaaaaaaagaaaagggggggaaaaaataggggggtgggggggggggggaaaaaaaggggggggggggggagagggggagggggggaaaagggggggggggaaaagggggggggaaaaaaagggggggggggggggaaaaaaaaagggggaaaaagggggggggaaaaaaaaaaaaaaaaaaaaaaaaaaaaaaaggggaaaaaaaaaaaaaaaggaaagagaaaaaaagaaaaaaaaggggaaaaagagaaaaaggggaaaaaaaaaaaaaaaggggggggaaaaaaaaaagggaatataaaaaaaaaaaaggaaaaaaaaaaaaaaaggtgaaaaaaaaagggaaaaaaaaaaaaaaaaaaaaaacacacacacacgcaaaaaaaaaaaacccaaaaagggttaTATCGGTCATTTTTacgccccctttttttgtttctgatttttgTTTAATGTTACGTTGGTTTATACGGATATCTAaatgacaatttttttattttttctaatttatcattccttattaaattcttttattctattttttctattcttttaaagggaaaattctttattattctattttactaATTTTTCATGGGGCACAAAAATCTCAAAAACCCTAAAGGgtagcaaaccccccccccaaaaaaaaaaaaaaaaatccacccccaaaaaaaaaaaaaaaaaataaaaaaaaaatccccccccccccaaaaaaaaaaaaaaaaaaaaaacccactcacGTTTTGCaccctcctccattttccccaAAAGCCCGGGGCCCGGAAAAGGTGTCGTAGAGCGGAAGATAATGATTCCCCCCGGCCAGGTCGGAGTTTGAGCCAGGACGTGCGGTTTACCCCCCGGTTATCCAGTTCCTGTAGGCGCCCgcccggaaaaaattttaaattttaattaaaaaaataattattaggaaattaaaaagatattaaaaaagaattcttaaaatttttacgGGTTACAAGAAAAAATTGCCCCAGGccggaaaaaaattcaaaaattattgggTTAGGAatttgaagatttttaaaaattttaaaatttaaaaaggctgccaggcccggaaaaaaaaataaaattttaaattaaaacattttaaaaaattttaggttaagggggaaaataatttttaaaaattctaaaaaaattttaattgaaattttaaaattttaaaatttttttatttaaaatttttttttaaattttttcccaattttatgatgatttttatccgggagggggcccggggggaaaaattggggggtcaGGGCAGACAGGGCACGCCGGTGTGCAAAAGattcgctaataataataataataaattttaaaaattgtctcCTAATCCTAATAATCATTCCCAACCAAAATCAACCccctaaaatttcccaaaaatcatttTCCCCAATTTGGAAAAAGCACTGACGCAGTTTATGGTTAGGGACGATCATTTGGATTTTGAAGTGAAATTTTTAGGGGTTAGATGATTATTTTGTTAGAAAATGATTTTTAGGATTAGGAAAAAGATATTATTGATTTGAAGAGATTATTAAAATTAGGGGACGATTAttaaagggttttcaaaaattaGGAAACacccccgggggtttgggttttgaaaaaattcGTTTCATGGGATGCAGTTTAAAGATTAGGAAAACGATTATTAGGATTAGAGGGCCAAAATTTTTAGGATTACTAAGATTAGGAGATGCCCTTGGTGTGcccaaaaaattctttaaaaataatttaaaaatcttaataatcttaatgatcgTTTTACTTAAAACCcaataattttatcttttaatccccaatttaaaattccccctttttgtgAGAAATTTGGATTAGAAGACGATtattaggaaatttaaaaattttaaaaatttggaggaAAAATTATTAAGATttgagagaaaaatttttaagttattaaaattagagagaattattaagattattaggATTTTTAAGATTGGAGAGACattggttttcaaaaaaaaccgtTAAAATCACTGCAAATTTAAGATTTGGACCAAattcgtttttaaaaaacaaattaggagggcaaaatatatctaaaatatatcatggggaaaaatccattttttataaatggggctatatattatataatatataaaatataaaataatttaaaatgtttttttatatatatatatattaaatatatataaaatataaaaataatattgtatattatatatataatattatatatatataattttaaaaatattatatatatagggaaagttAAAAAAGTACAAAGGGTGAAAACCAAAAACACAGGTACATTTAACGGAGATTCAAAgtgaggtttttaaaattttctttttcttttttctctctctactcatccccttttttctctcttcttcttcatcccttcctcccgctcttttccctttccgtctCATTCATTTCTTTCCGCCCCTTCCTGTCCGCCTTTTCcctgttctccctccccccttccccttttccttttcccttctctccccggcAACAggcccctccttttcttttccttctccttccccccaaacccccactctccccccttcccccttcccccgggaatctctgccccctctccttccccctcttttttttttcccactccctttcccccccccctccttttcttccctcccccttttcccactcccccctcccccccaccccccaaaccctctcctcccccccccacccccaaaccctctccccctttcccccctccccttcccaccccccccccctaaccctctcccaaacccccttcccccccaccctacctcccttttccccctccctccccccctccctccccaacactcCTGTCTCCGCGCGTCTCCTCGATGTGGgcgattccctcccccccccccggccccccctaacccttccctcccttccccccctccccccctcccttccccccttcccccttttccccccccccccatttaaaaattttccctccccccccttaaaaaccccctccctccctctcccccccaaaaaaaaaaatcacccttttcctcccccgggCTCCTTTCCCCCCTGTGGtttgatcccctcccccccccccaccccccaaacccccctttccccccaccccccctcccctcccttttccctcccccctttccccccccaaactcactctccctccctctccctcccccaaaccatTTCTCCTCGCGCGTCCCCCTCGATGTGGtcgattccctcccccccctcccaaccccttttataacccttttccccccttcccccccccaaaacccctcccccccccccctcccctcccacctccccgaTGTGGtcgatcccccccctcccctcccaacccccccctccctccccaaaaaatcAATTTCTCCTCGCGGTCCCTCCCGGGGGGGcgattcctttcccccccccccccccctataaaaaacccccgggcaacccccccccaaaaaaaaaacaaacccccccccccacacacaccactcccccGCGTCTCCTCGATGTGGTCGATCCCTCCAGGTCGAGCGTTCCGGCTTGGCGAAATCCCGGGTGGGTTTTTGAACAAAGGGTTTGGCCCCGAAGGGCCCCGTTGAGCTTGTAGACGCCCCCCCTTTTAGAAGGTGGGTGGTTGCCCCaaactttttattttaggtttatgGGTTTTTATCTGGGCcgggttggccgaatggttagagcgtcggactcaagactgtcacgacggcaatctgagttcgagggttcgagtcaccgaccgccgcgttgtttcccttaggcaaggaacttcacctcgattgcctacctagccactgggggacgaagtcagcccaagtcagtgccgggtaaatagagatggtgactcggtaaaaacaccgggcggaaggcaatggcaaaccaccgctctaaattgccaagaaaaatcatggaagcacatgatcgtcaaggctgcggtggtcgaatggttagagcgtcggactcaagactgtcacaacggcaatctgagttcgagggttcgagtcaccgaccgccccgttgtttcccttgggcaaggaacttcacctcgattgcctgcctagccactgggtggccaagccagctcaagtcagtgctggtcccaagcccggataaaataagagagaatgttacctaaaaaggtaacaccggcactctccgtggaaaggaactggggaccctaccacgtactcactccaagagcatcacaacgtgaaaactgcaattgagtatcatgctgtgaccacggcggctcagacatgaacctaccgttaaatgatgatgatggtgtcttatctctttggggagaaattgttgtgggtgtgagtgcccacaggtatggctgggtgctgaagtgaagtcggagatcaacgggggagccggtaggctccccggtcggctaaggactgggcagtccttgtggtgctgctgctgttgtctggttctgctggaggatcggggaatgcttgcttgcttgcttgcttgagatttgcgaagttctggcttcgctcgggcctttcacttatggcccggcctgtgtcagctttttatggctgtctcatttgttggtctgacactcggtgcttaccgtggcagtgggattgccagcaggcgctcctgtagccgtggtgtaagcatctcgcataatctctttaccagcacgacggctgtgttctgtgggtttgTCTTAGAAGTTGCGTGTGCACGCATTCTCCTAAGTAGtttaccagtgtggcgttcggctcgccgcaatggcATCACAccactctcttcactctcttcacgTTCcgatggtttgtataatctgccatgcccAGTgtgtaacctaggcgcattctgtcaattacttcggtacctctgttgttttatttcagagagtgccagtggttcatagcctttGGATCTGAGTACCACTGggcgagggggaatatctcgtgtTCCTCTCGTGAAGCTGCATGGAGGAAGGAGTTTTGctgccaccgtacacttcctcctagtaaaatttcggctctgatgtattaatctgggatttgggggcataccccgcaaggggggggggatttcggctaaatctgtcagcaagctcattgctctgatccctatatggcggaacccagtttatgataattcttctaccctgagcaagcgatcctttgtgctattgtgcgatggttgtcaggaggtagtatgttttcagtgggtgagcgctgctaaaggacagtcgacggctcctttggagtctgggtGTATGacccgtgtccttccctcacggacgtcGTGACTCAAgtctcccatgatagcaactgcctctgcctgtagcgaggaggcatttGGTCTGGTACCCTCAGGAATATTGTGGCAATCCTTGACTGCGGAGCCGGCGCCTGcaggtgggtcaagggatcgccgGATCCGTGCCGTGTAATATGTTCGTGCTCCCCGGTGGGGTGATGGTTGctatgaccctctgggtttctgctgtctgcctttaggctaggcgtacaaatatctccctctttttgcttgcagtctcatgaccgagaactctatcgaggttttgcccacgcggagcttcgacaaagcaGGGTGTGGGGAGCTCCATGCCCTTGGGCCAGTAGACTGTTCTTGAGCTGATGGCAtatttagcaccctggctgtgtgagacagccaggagttgtttgcaaacatctCGTTatctgttctaggcgtctgactattttgtgtcttaggcttgtgttcctgggagcctggatgcctTTGATAAGattggctgccgttagatcaattcgtgagccaagggagaaggtttgtctccactaggaggttgaggaccttggcCCACCTGGGGCATACCCAGAATGACCCAGGCGGCTTCATGTTGGACTGTCTCCATCGATCTTTGTATtgtctcttgatgccaatcataGCGAGGGAGGCATAATCTACAATGGTCCTGACAGCATGTACTAGAAttatcttagtactctgtgtctgtcCCCTGATGCGtctccactcattgctctcatgacagacagtccttgcctttgttcggtcagcAGGTACTGGACTCCTGGCGAAGGAGAGGGTCGGCTATCTTACCCCAGGTACAGGTATTCTGAACCCacttccaagtccattccctggattttcagacttggccttgaactctctgttcagaccatggctttggatttggctgcagagatctttagtagTCCTGTCCTGCACCACTCCTCGGATACAAGTCCAGACAAGACGCTTGGCTTTGTTTAGCTGTGGCTCCAGTGGAatatagcaagatcgtctgcataggagtatgatcttgcaccccactgggaggtttatgttgaggatacaggacattagtgtgttaaacaGTAGGCTGACTGgcgaaccccaccctgtggcgttcatTTTCTAgcggcatgtgctgtgataggtgccttGGATTTGCTCTGGCTGTTCGATTCGTAAGTAGTCACCTATGCCATGCCAGACTTACCTCTGATTCTTTTTGGatcggctctcctgaatggcaagagacttgccaattcgaaagccttctccacgGTCAAGGAAACTGCCCAGATGCGCCCGttcttattgtgctcaagagcgtggcttgCCTGTGCGCTGTGCCCATGCCCCTGGGTGAAccgggaggtgttcgtgtggggctcccattttccattggagccggttcattACCTTCCTCTCGGCATTCTTGGCCAGCCCAGCCGAGGAGAGAGATGTgcgtacttccccggctccttttggttgtagggatgggaactatggtagccctcttccagctctggggtaagtTGAAGTATTCCCAGCCTTTGTTGATGagtttgcaggaatgcaagcctcactaccagtcccaggcgggagatgctTGGGTACGAGAagtcccgtcatcgcccggggctgattgCAAACTGGCTTTGGTGTgcatctctttattttccctcagAGAAACAGATAactctgagttatcgggttcggctgcccttatACCTCTGATGTTAGCAAGTCTGTCTTGTTGTAGGCGttctgtcttgccctcagtttcggctggcagactgtcgctgctcgttctcgcagagaactcttgcggcCATCtattggcctctgcctgggggtcgtgtgcgtgcatctcggggctgagtgcggcgggtggctcgcttgacccgttgccatagctctgagagggtggtactgTGATCGACAGACCTCACTaaccattccagccatttttcctgcctcactctgctggcagtttccttggctcacctcacagcctcccttaggagggctatgtTGTGTCGGGGTTCTtttccttcggaaatgttttcggcactgTTTTACCCTgtgggttgacctccctaatcgcatcattgaagtaccaggtCGTCCTTGTGACTCTGGACCCAAAGCCGGTTTTGGTAGTCAGTGAGGCTCCTCATCATGGcattttacaagtctggctttagCAACTTCCAaaattttcgctctgtgtggttCATTGCTCTCAACAGCGGGCCAAGCGCTCTTGAACGctctgccagttggccttgtctgttttccatcttggattcggtcgtggtatttcggctgggccctatccatgagggttgttatagtgccctTAATGGTCACTAGTGCGGTCTCATCGACAACGCCAGCCATCCTCTCCACCAGTGTCgcgtggccagggtgaggtctaggacccctcctctcacatgcgttgggaTCCTGGCTGTTTGAGGAAGCGGATCtcggaatgtctcgagcacgttggctatgtgaccgCCAtacgcatccggtgccctgcacggagccaggatggggtggtgtggccttgaagtctcccctatgatcactcggtcgtgtgctgcgagCACATACGCTTGGctatgtctaagctactacagtgtggcctgcgtagacattgtacaatttcagggtcccccggccagttgaatctcgatggcaagagattcaacatcttctccacagtgtcgtgctcggctattgcggagcagggaattgtttgcGTTcaaccagggtcatcaggcctcttttgccatcggaactgGCAGCGTGTAGACGTGATACCCTTAGAAGCGACAGCTTCCGCTGATCATGTCTCCTGGAGCTGAACGATGTCAATGCGCCTTGATTTCGCAGATTGCGTGGAGGATGCACTCCTTgtggaagccacagatgttccacgcAGAATACAGTTATATtggcgtgtcatgatgttactaattgctAGTTACATCAGAGACCTCGTCACATTTCGggtgacggtcggagtctgacaactccattgtgataTCCTCACTGCTTGGGGGTCTCTTTCGGCTGTCCAGGCTACCTGtatccactgggggtggagagctttggtactctgacttttcgtctttgggctttttctctggccGGCTGTTTCtgtgtgcattggctggccttgcctgggcaggctcagcctTCTCTGATTCGTCTTGTGGTCACTGAATCAGCCTgtgttaggctctgcctgtgagggcatagcctggctaggttCTGCCGTGAGGGCAGAGCctggagtgagaggggaggggttagtctcgacctgggctgaggtagaggattgggctgatttgggctgctccatcttccttccctttatgcttttcacagtctgtttgagtgtcgtcatggcaacattgactgcctatccgcctct
This window encodes:
- the LOC119597790 gene encoding plastin-3-like, encoding MAVIDLVDAINPGTVNYDNVRTGGQEEDNIANAKYAISMARKIGARIYALPEDITEVKPKMIMTVFACLMARDYIPSMDAKKN